A single window of Gimesia chilikensis DNA harbors:
- a CDS encoding PPC domain-containing protein, with translation MLETNLRQSASRLLISGTVLLWLACVPLNASAASPDLESIFPLSCPVGATTDVKLKGKQLTDIRLAQLTAPGVSIKVINDQSLQISVPAETPPGDYDLRVLTGQGLSQPHVVQLTAWPTTTADEQADTPDSAETLKLPGGVDARFDHTGDIDWYTFPGTAEQTVTIRCRSRSLGGSAEPLFTLSAPSGEEIAFASAAELEPALHLKLPETGTYRIKVFERAYRSDANSAYHLSVNTGPRLLAAFPALIPASKPSQLRIQGLDLPGVAEDSTQLLQQKTITVDPASAPEFSQSGHYAATSPLSQGLWLQLPHTAGSVRLMTTDTPIIVDQDPENHSQITAQEIKIPCDIAGQFPQPRDLDWYRFTAEKGQQLSLAAFGERLGQRMDLELSLFDDKGKLLLNLSDQKQAKGDATPVSAASLDPEGTWKAPQSGTFYLLVRDLYGVSLGGFERQYRVRITKRTPDFRVFAYPSELERKHGFTLHPGGHTHVALYVDRQHGFDKPVRIHAVDLPKGLTADDVIIPRHQSAAVLSIQTDRSLTPDILDLNLQATSEDQQLIREVQPLTVTDAGTFTHVKTLAAGIAEPAPVVLTIAPPQQPLTVGGKLELAVKLETGESSISSPIELKWHTAMVDAKNKSVPLFKPTKSIPPTQTKSKLTASLSDKLQPGEYLLWLSATTKVESSPAGGQKQKKAKPVPVSMVTNVITLKVAPEQNPKKPKQK, from the coding sequence ATGTTAGAAACCAACCTGCGACAATCTGCCAGCAGACTCCTGATCAGCGGAACCGTCCTGCTCTGGCTGGCGTGCGTCCCGCTGAATGCCAGCGCCGCGTCCCCCGACCTGGAAAGCATCTTTCCCCTCAGTTGCCCCGTCGGTGCCACCACGGACGTCAAGCTGAAGGGCAAGCAGCTCACAGACATTCGACTCGCCCAACTGACTGCCCCCGGCGTCTCAATCAAAGTCATTAACGACCAGAGCCTGCAGATCTCTGTTCCCGCAGAAACCCCGCCCGGCGATTACGACCTGCGCGTCTTGACCGGCCAGGGCCTGAGCCAGCCTCACGTCGTGCAGCTCACCGCCTGGCCCACAACCACCGCAGACGAACAGGCCGACACCCCGGATTCTGCTGAGACGTTAAAATTACCCGGGGGAGTCGACGCTCGTTTCGATCACACCGGAGACATCGACTGGTACACCTTCCCCGGCACCGCAGAACAGACCGTGACGATTCGCTGCCGTTCCCGATCGCTGGGAGGCTCAGCCGAACCGCTGTTCACACTCAGTGCTCCCAGTGGAGAAGAGATCGCGTTCGCTTCCGCAGCAGAACTGGAACCAGCCCTGCATCTGAAACTCCCTGAGACAGGCACCTACCGCATCAAGGTCTTCGAACGCGCCTACCGCAGCGATGCGAACAGTGCCTACCATCTTTCAGTCAATACCGGACCACGCCTGCTGGCCGCATTTCCCGCACTGATCCCCGCCAGCAAACCAAGCCAGCTCCGCATTCAGGGACTCGACCTGCCCGGCGTAGCAGAGGATTCCACACAACTCCTGCAACAGAAAACCATCACCGTCGATCCGGCTAGTGCCCCTGAGTTTTCACAGTCAGGTCACTACGCTGCCACAAGTCCCCTCTCGCAGGGCCTGTGGTTACAACTTCCCCACACAGCAGGATCCGTGCGGCTGATGACGACTGACACGCCGATCATCGTCGATCAGGATCCGGAGAATCACTCGCAAATAACGGCGCAAGAGATCAAGATCCCCTGTGATATCGCCGGCCAGTTTCCCCAACCGCGCGATCTGGACTGGTACCGTTTCACCGCTGAGAAGGGACAACAGTTGAGTCTCGCCGCCTTCGGCGAACGGCTGGGACAACGCATGGATCTCGAACTCTCCCTCTTTGATGACAAGGGCAAGCTGCTCCTGAATCTCTCAGATCAGAAACAGGCGAAAGGTGATGCCACCCCCGTCTCGGCAGCCTCTCTGGATCCGGAAGGAACGTGGAAGGCTCCCCAGTCGGGCACGTTCTATCTGCTGGTACGTGATCTGTATGGCGTGAGCCTGGGCGGCTTTGAGCGACAGTACCGGGTGCGTATTACAAAAAGAACGCCGGACTTTCGCGTCTTCGCTTACCCGAGTGAGTTGGAGCGGAAACACGGATTCACGTTGCATCCGGGGGGACACACGCACGTCGCGCTCTACGTTGACCGACAGCATGGGTTTGACAAACCCGTCCGCATTCACGCCGTCGATCTCCCCAAGGGGCTGACTGCCGACGATGTCATCATCCCCAGACACCAGTCAGCAGCAGTGCTTTCGATTCAGACGGACCGCAGCCTGACACCAGATATTCTTGATCTCAACCTGCAGGCAACGTCCGAAGATCAGCAGCTCATCCGTGAAGTTCAGCCTCTGACTGTCACTGATGCCGGCACCTTCACACACGTCAAAACGCTCGCAGCAGGCATCGCTGAACCAGCCCCTGTTGTGTTGACGATCGCACCACCACAACAACCGCTGACCGTGGGTGGTAAACTGGAACTGGCAGTAAAGCTGGAAACCGGTGAATCATCGATTTCATCGCCCATCGAATTGAAGTGGCATACAGCAATGGTCGATGCCAAAAACAAGAGTGTCCCCTTATTCAAGCCCACGAAATCGATCCCCCCCACTCAAACCAAGAGTAAACTGACAGCCAGCCTGTCAGATAAACTGCAGCCGGGAGAGTATCTCCTCTGGTTGTCTGCCACCACCAAAGTTGAGTCCTCACCTGCCGGTGGTCAGAAACAGAAAAAAGCAAAACCGGTTCCCGTCTCGATGGTGACCAACGTCATCACGCTCAAAGTAGCACCAGAACAGAACCCAAAAAAACCAAAGCAGAAATAG
- a CDS encoding DUF1549 and DUF1553 domain-containing protein gives MNIFKANITGTRIVSSLGVILLTICCCRPTLLSAETEFKPVKIPPAATVQMKVWPERIHLRGRDSRQQLLVTGITAAETTHDLTRAVRFHFKDPQLASIDAAGVLTPRAAGKTELQIKWGSHTKSIPVEIEQGETYLPLDFTNDIAPILTRQGCNGGGCHGKSGGRGGFQLSLFGFQPEQDYEWVTRDIRGRRIFPASPEDSLLLRKATMKIPHGGGKRLEESSPEYARLVRWIEANTPHGPADAPELVKLTVEPEFESLGHNEQQQLTGTAHYSDGSTRDVTPLVEFRSNDTSVGTVDEQGLVTSLERTGETSVLALYQGEVSVAKILVPSTEKPDSWPDFPIANFIDEHIQRKLKVLQVPPSPLTDDATFIRRASLQIAGRIPTTDEVESYANSTDPDKRNKLIARLVRSGDYADHFAQKWSDLLRNKLRGQKPRQPGTIAFHRWLRNNIATNVPYDEMVRGVLTATGDVSVNPPAQWYAEVRYLDRYVDDMAQVFLGLRIGCARCHHHPFEKYSQQDYYGLAAFFSRVNRTGGTGVAERRANEMISVKQTGQVKHPVTGEVVPPHGLGGPDLEIPPFEDPRHYLVDWMTQPDNPYFARAFVNRMWAHFFGRGLVHPLDDLRVTNPAANEPLLAELAEEFTRSGYDMRHIVELICTSSTYQLSSQANEINLEETQNYARFYPQRISAEVLLDAIDDVTDSPTRFSGLPKTTRALQLPDEDYSNQFLTLFGRPKRESACECERVSEPSLSQSLFVMNNSFVLSKATGPYAVDLAKDKREAERKVRALFLKTLSREPTPQEMQNALNYIASEKDQKTAFGNLIWTLVNTKEFLFVH, from the coding sequence ATGAACATATTCAAAGCGAATATAACCGGAACCAGAATCGTCAGTAGCCTGGGTGTGATCCTGCTCACGATCTGTTGCTGCAGGCCGACGCTGTTGTCTGCGGAAACGGAATTCAAACCGGTCAAAATCCCCCCTGCAGCCACCGTCCAAATGAAAGTCTGGCCGGAACGCATCCACCTGCGGGGACGCGACAGTCGTCAGCAACTGCTGGTCACAGGCATCACCGCAGCAGAGACCACACACGACCTGACCCGCGCGGTCCGCTTCCATTTCAAAGATCCTCAGCTGGCGTCCATCGATGCCGCCGGGGTCCTCACACCACGGGCTGCCGGGAAAACGGAACTCCAGATTAAATGGGGTTCTCACACAAAATCTATCCCCGTCGAGATTGAACAGGGGGAAACCTATCTGCCCCTCGATTTCACCAACGACATCGCGCCTATCCTGACCCGCCAGGGTTGTAATGGCGGCGGCTGTCACGGCAAATCAGGCGGACGCGGTGGATTCCAGCTCTCGCTATTTGGATTCCAGCCTGAACAGGATTACGAATGGGTCACCCGCGATATCCGTGGTCGGCGGATCTTTCCCGCTTCCCCTGAAGATTCACTGCTGCTCCGCAAAGCCACGATGAAAATCCCGCACGGCGGTGGTAAGCGACTCGAAGAAAGCAGCCCGGAATATGCCCGCCTGGTCCGTTGGATTGAAGCTAATACGCCGCACGGTCCGGCAGACGCCCCCGAACTGGTCAAGCTGACCGTAGAACCCGAGTTCGAATCGCTGGGACACAATGAACAGCAACAACTGACCGGCACCGCACATTATTCGGATGGCTCCACCCGTGACGTGACGCCGCTGGTGGAATTCCGCTCCAACGATACGTCCGTCGGTACCGTCGATGAACAGGGCCTGGTCACCTCGCTGGAACGGACCGGCGAAACATCAGTACTGGCACTCTACCAGGGTGAGGTCTCCGTCGCGAAAATTCTGGTCCCCTCGACTGAGAAACCAGACTCCTGGCCCGACTTTCCGATAGCGAACTTCATTGACGAACATATCCAGCGTAAGCTCAAAGTGCTGCAGGTGCCCCCTTCCCCGCTGACCGATGACGCCACATTCATCCGCAGGGCTTCACTGCAGATCGCTGGACGAATCCCGACAACCGATGAGGTCGAGTCCTATGCGAACAGTACTGATCCCGACAAACGCAACAAGCTGATCGCGCGACTGGTCCGCTCCGGGGACTACGCCGATCACTTCGCGCAGAAATGGTCCGACCTGCTGCGGAACAAACTCCGGGGCCAGAAACCGCGTCAACCCGGGACAATCGCCTTTCACCGCTGGCTCCGAAACAACATCGCTACCAACGTCCCTTACGATGAAATGGTGCGAGGCGTATTGACGGCGACCGGGGATGTTTCGGTCAATCCTCCAGCCCAGTGGTATGCGGAAGTCCGTTACCTCGACCGATACGTGGATGACATGGCCCAGGTCTTTCTCGGTCTGCGGATCGGATGTGCCCGCTGTCACCATCATCCGTTCGAGAAATATAGTCAGCAGGATTACTACGGGTTGGCCGCTTTCTTCAGCCGGGTCAATCGGACCGGAGGCACAGGCGTCGCCGAGCGACGGGCCAACGAAATGATCTCTGTCAAACAAACCGGGCAGGTCAAACATCCTGTTACCGGAGAAGTCGTCCCGCCCCATGGACTGGGAGGACCGGATCTGGAGATCCCGCCTTTCGAAGACCCCCGGCACTACCTGGTTGACTGGATGACCCAACCAGATAACCCCTACTTTGCCCGGGCTTTCGTGAACCGGATGTGGGCCCATTTCTTCGGTCGCGGCCTGGTGCATCCCCTGGATGACCTGCGAGTCACCAATCCCGCCGCCAACGAGCCGCTGCTGGCAGAACTGGCGGAGGAATTCACTCGTTCCGGCTATGACATGCGACATATCGTGGAGCTGATCTGCACGAGCAGCACCTACCAGTTGAGCTCACAGGCCAACGAGATCAACCTGGAAGAAACGCAGAACTACGCCCGCTTTTACCCACAGCGAATCTCGGCTGAGGTCCTGCTGGACGCGATTGATGATGTCACCGATTCGCCCACACGGTTCAGCGGTCTCCCCAAAACCACGCGAGCCCTGCAACTGCCCGATGAAGATTACTCCAATCAGTTCCTGACACTCTTTGGACGCCCCAAACGCGAGAGTGCCTGCGAATGCGAACGGGTTTCGGAACCGAGCCTCTCGCAATCCTTGTTTGTGATGAATAATAGTTTTGTACTCTCCAAAGCGACGGGCCCCTACGCGGTCGACCTGGCGAAAGACAAACGCGAGGCAGAACGCAAAGTCCGGGCACTGTTCCTGAAAACCCTCTCCCGCGAACCGACGCCACAGGAAATGCAAAATGCACTGAATTATATCGCCAGCGAAAAAGATCAGAAAACCGCCTTCGGCAACCTGATCTGGACGCTGGTCAACACCAAAGAATTTCTGTTTGTCCATTGA
- a CDS encoding DUF1501 domain-containing protein: protein MNSKPMQPCPGPVGRREFLKIGGLGLGALSGGLDPNLTRLLAGEQSPAGLNKDFSVILLWANGGPSHIDTFDMKPLAPSEYRGEFSPIKTNVPGMEICQLLPNLAQMADKFSIVRSLHHNRNEHSGGTCRFLSGYTPTAANPGDAEYPEMGSVVASQLEHQVRDIPLFIANTKFYGGGPAYLGPAYSPFMFSGDPNSSKFSVDNLSVNDSAAAALKKRNQLLSQFDTFRRELDKSGSMSALDKFNNRALAMLTSDRTSKAFDLSAEPEALRDEYGRTTWGQGLLLARRLVESGVRLVQLQASFRLSKKAGRTSNWDDHSVNADIFQAYRERMPVFDQAVPALINDLQRRGLDQNVLFIFCGEFGRTPLVRNQDKSKRPGRDHWCRAMSIFLAGGGLKMGQAIGATNAKGEHPVDRVMNSNDLLATIYQKFGIDTHQAYYDNTGRPIPILTDGKPIPELL from the coding sequence ATGAACAGCAAACCGATGCAGCCTTGTCCCGGCCCTGTGGGTCGGCGGGAATTTCTGAAAATTGGCGGACTCGGTCTGGGCGCGCTCTCCGGCGGTCTGGATCCCAACCTGACACGCCTGCTGGCGGGAGAACAGAGTCCAGCCGGGCTCAACAAGGATTTTTCCGTCATCCTGCTCTGGGCCAACGGCGGTCCCAGCCATATCGATACGTTCGACATGAAACCGCTGGCCCCCTCAGAATACCGGGGCGAATTCAGTCCGATTAAAACCAACGTCCCCGGGATGGAGATCTGTCAGTTGCTGCCGAACCTGGCCCAAATGGCAGATAAGTTTTCGATTGTCCGCAGCCTGCACCACAACCGGAATGAACACTCGGGTGGCACCTGTCGGTTTCTCTCGGGCTATACACCGACCGCGGCCAATCCCGGTGATGCGGAGTACCCCGAGATGGGATCAGTCGTCGCCAGCCAGCTCGAACATCAGGTCCGCGACATCCCCCTGTTTATCGCCAACACCAAATTCTACGGCGGGGGACCGGCTTACCTGGGACCGGCTTACAGTCCGTTCATGTTCAGCGGTGATCCCAACAGTTCAAAATTTTCGGTCGACAATCTTTCCGTCAACGATTCTGCCGCAGCAGCTCTCAAAAAACGTAATCAGCTGCTGAGCCAGTTCGATACATTCCGGCGGGAACTGGATAAGAGCGGTTCGATGTCCGCGCTGGACAAGTTCAACAATCGGGCACTGGCCATGCTGACAAGTGACCGGACCAGCAAAGCCTTCGACCTCTCGGCTGAACCGGAGGCACTCCGCGACGAATACGGGCGGACCACCTGGGGACAGGGCTTACTGCTGGCCCGTCGGCTGGTGGAATCGGGCGTCAGACTGGTTCAGTTGCAGGCCAGCTTCCGACTCTCCAAGAAAGCGGGCCGCACCAGCAACTGGGATGACCATTCGGTCAACGCCGACATCTTCCAGGCATACCGGGAACGCATGCCCGTGTTCGACCAGGCGGTACCCGCCCTGATCAATGACCTGCAGCGCCGGGGACTGGATCAGAATGTCCTGTTCATCTTCTGTGGTGAATTTGGCCGCACCCCGCTGGTCCGAAATCAGGACAAAAGCAAACGTCCCGGCCGCGACCACTGGTGCCGGGCTATGAGTATCTTCCTGGCCGGGGGAGGACTCAAAATGGGCCAGGCGATCGGTGCGACCAATGCCAAAGGGGAACATCCCGTCGATCGCGTCATGAACAGTAATGATCTACTGGCAACGATTTATCAGAAGTTCGGCATCGATACGCACCAGGCCTACTACGACAATACCGGTCGTCCCATCCCGATCCTGACCGACGGTAAACCGATTCCTGAGCTGCTGTAA